A single Argentina anserina chromosome 7, drPotAnse1.1, whole genome shotgun sequence DNA region contains:
- the LOC126803471 gene encoding uncharacterized protein LOC126803471 — MSTIEKQWLQIFERQRWVINQAKQQAFLFDQDLASKLIIAGITPPPSLFSSDPDVVNQHELISEVPFPRTWRVIPFTGIDFCGFDKPVATGHYRQVTNGLSAEHCGVNKDFDVGRNVLDLPHFPISDAGCASNGVFQDHQEEDPSVTSPEDERNVLVSDAYQDSALQLARDAGKEVSALPQGHIRDSGGASSGVLQDQREEKPGGTYPGGQRDAVYTPKVSNGGCASNGVNQEHREDDPTVKSPEDERDARVSKVYHDSAFRPVRGTGEGVSVSPQCHISDAGCAFEGVIIDHKEENPGCTSPESQRDVQMVCLPVISNGGFASNGVTQDHREDPSVTSPEDEMDAKVADVHHDSALTPARGTGEGVSVSSQCHITDISDAGCACDGVVQDHNEENPGHMSPEDKRDAIMLDIYLDSALSLARVQRSKSRQRALAIRNSAQKSFSQDKDNVDGYAGETIKCLISTPQSEYVDELNENHSVVDKPKMGELQSKEKGSRSYSGRITRSKSSAHLENSVNASSSLCISKTSDGIAVDSTGKSKQLSNHVIHPLEFVSFSHITNGNCREEELVSADCLSMEEPIVEKDYMSANLKREEYTPKAVQEVTGHSISKHDAGNSIVCRSPVEGTHLNEDHQMIGTSGSSPEAQRKEGGMSLEWVDTSPNAPFTYLHEVNEPSFSSMIQQAAGHCHDSLLEETRAPHPTRISIDGGSHGVKENPVALLRDNLRIETTEDLSFAGKTLQAKRSDFGGPRKSSELSDSAPHVTSLQYENVAELNDNQSKVVEQKIGEVQIKEEGTVMHSGRMTRSRSSGRQKASLIASSSAYIGRTNSGMAEDVNTMEQSCSKGLSTLASKKGIQGSSSVKMPLSFMPVEKILEEGMTIPAHGNCDSTLETNFLGNCEVSAEEVEVQSSLVEGVEDQFSESIRLSNDNAISSVKDPCDAYTEAIVNTFLESGKTLKHKCFLQDDQTPLPVGWGNLVHSLVKEVSGSKAAKPGLVLDECAMDFNALCDSHKSTDVDHAVVFGSGSPRILDAVNLELENPYATSRDELRSNLAQSTLNAHISPGYLHNASEDREVGFSEPTEGQTADNSKGRSICYSMDDISPNLKRRKIEDKRVHDLSTSVALREEVLHSFKKDSICANLEREEQSPTALQQVQGRSISQEAAVSRTHAEERHLNGDHMVDSSPSLCHAQKLEGGMGLEGVDISPNAPFTFLHEEKEASVFSRLIMQAVGDPQASLLEEAGVPLPSSINTDCGGHCLKEDPPYLPLQDDLRLEHAEDVSYAGRTLLAKRFDFGGTSKFTELSGSAPHAKSMDLTIADDAMPVLEGFVIRTDDDPHSIAKEGMSFEEWNLPNSAVERASILQQLCKSACMQTPVAYSSASYKLHKVQTLRQSVPTGVVEHVDMRTTFPFNDNVKQSKDGNSCWTEEVGPAFYERSYSDCQPIHSGQSGWDNKKLYSSPVGKFWNRIASSSSSSGKRVSSIPELACISEENENTDELADTFQDGIVSEMLGCSPKRPPLADITEIPNLPASFSKALPHTDRFSIDSVNTEFSFTGTHKSIKKKPGIQNSTRRRYNNKENQSISRGTKDIKRPSGSLQNSYSKPKLSERANLRKGGPSLAELEPKRNNIVSNITSFIPLVQQKQAAAALPGKRDIKVKALEAAEAAKRLAERKDNERKKKKEAMKVERARVEQENLKKLELQRKMKEEERKKIEADMAAKKRQRDDEDKKEKQMKRMRVEERRREQREHEEKTRAEKVKKRLKCQASDGRGFKIKEPKHNTLHKKMDEEIEHDTLRSISETDPRSSCVSANNARGTAVHEEYNKGFTDVELKEEVQGNSDKHTENEKLVVKTSREQSYDISPYKESDDEDEEEDDNLPNNKFIPSWASKNCLSLVAPRQNGIDPEGIFCPESFPCVSEVLLL; from the exons ATGTCGACGATCGAGAAGCAGTGGCTGCAGATCTTCGAGAGGCAGCGATGGGTCATCAACCAGGCCAAGCAGCAGGCCTTCCTCTTCGACCAAGACCTCGCCTCCAAACTCATCATTGCCGGAATTACccctcctccttctctcttctcctccgaCCCCGACG TGGTGAACCAACATGAGCTGATTTCAGAAGTTCCGTTCCCTCGCACGTGGcgtgtgattccttttactgGGATTGATTTCTGTGGATTTGACAAGCCAGTTGCTACAGGTCACTACAGGCAGGTGACAAATGGTTTGTCCGCCGAACATTGTGGGGTGAACAAAGATTTTGATGTAGGACGCAATGTATTGGATTTGCCACACTTTCCAATTAGTGATGCAGGATGCGCCTCCAATGGTGTTTTTCAAGATCATCAAGAAGAGGATCCTAGTGTCACGTCTCCTGAAGATGAGAGGAATGTATTAGTCTCAGATGCCTACCAGGATTCAGCTTTACAACTGGCTAGAGATGCAGGAAAGGAGGTATCAGCTTTGCCACAGGGTCACATTAGAGATTCTGGGGGTGCCTCTAGTGGTGTTCTACAAGATCAGAGAGAAGAGAAGCCTGGTGGTACATATCCTGGAGGTCAGAGGGATGCAGTATATACCCCGAAAGTCAGTAATGGTGGATGCGCATCCAATGGTGTCAATCAAGAACACAGAGAAGATGACCCAACAGTAAAGTCTCCTGAAGATGAGAGGGATGCAAGAGTGTCAAAAGTTTACCATGACTCAGCTTTTAGACCGGTTAGAGGTACAGGAGAGGGTGTATCTGTTTCGCCACAGTGCCATATTAGTGATGCTGGGTGCGCCTTTGAAGGTGTTATAATAGATCATAAAGAAGAAAATCCTGGCTGTACTTCTCCTGAAAGTCAGAGGGATGTACAAATGGTATGTCTCCCGGTGATCAGTAATGGTGGATTTGCCTCCAATGGTGTTACTCAAGATCATCGAGAAGATCCCAGTGTTACGTCTCCTGAAGATGAGATGGATGCAAAAGTCGCAGACGTACACCATGACTCAGCATTAACACCGGCTAGAGGTACAGGAGAGGGGGTATCAGTTTCATCACAGTGCCACATTACTGACATTAGTGATGCTGGGTGTGCCTGTGATGGTGTTGTACAAGATCACAATGAAGAAAATCCTGGTCATATGTCTCCTGAAGATAAGAGGGATGCAATAATGTTAGACATTTACCTCGATTCAGCTCTTTCACTGGCTAGAGTTCAAAGATCCAAGTCAAGACAAAGGGCTCTGGCAATTCGAAACAGTGCACAGAAAAGCTTTTCACAGGACAAGGACAATGTTGATGGTTATGCTGGTGAAACTATCAAGTGCCTGATATCGACCCCACAATCTGAATATGTCGATGAACTGAATGAGAATCATTCTGTAGTGGACAAACCAAAGATGGGAGAATTGCAAAGTAAGGAAAAAGGTTCTCGCAGCTACTCTGGTAGAATTACTAGATCTAAAAGCTCTGCCCATCTGGAGAACTCTGTAAATGCCAGTAGCTCTCTGTGTATTAGCAAGACAAGTGATGGTATAGCTGTTGATTCTACTGGCAAATCAAAACAGCTTTCTAACCATGTTATTCACCCACTGGAATTCGTAAGTTTCTCTCATATAACTAATGGCAATTGTCGAGAGGAGGAATTAGTGTCTGCAGACTGCTTAAGCATGGAAGAGCCAATTGTTGAGAAAGATTACATGTCTGCAAACTTGAAAAGAGAAGAATACACTCCAAAGGCTGTGCAAGAAGTCACAGGTCATTCAATCTCTAAGCATGATGCTGGGAACTCAATTGTCTGTAGGAGTCCTGTTGAAGGAACACATCTAAATGAGGATCATCAAATGATAGGGACGTCTGGATCTTCACCTGAGGCACAGAGGAAAGAG GGTGGAATGAGTCTGGAATGGGTGGATACTAGTCCAAATGCTCCATTTACTTATTTGCATGAAGTAAATGAGCCATCATTTTCAAGTATGATTCAGCAGGCTGCTGGACATTGTCATGATTCTTTGCTGGAAGAAACAAGAGCGCCACATCCAACTAGAATTAGTATCGATGGAGGAAGCCACGGCGTAAAGGAGAACCCAGTTGCTCTTCTGCGGGATAATTTAAGAATAGAAACTACTGAAGACTTGTCTTTTGCAGGAAAGACCTTGCAGGCAAAGAGATCTGATTTTGGAGGCCCCAGAAAATCATCAGAATTGTCTGATAGTGCTCCACATGTTACTTCCTTGCAATATGAAAATGTTGCTGAATTGAATGACAACCAATCCAAAGTGGTTGAACAAAAGATTGGAGAAGTTCAAATCAAGGAAGAAGGCACTGTCATGCACTCGGGCAGAATGACTAGATCTAGAAGCTCAGGCCGTCAGAAGGCCTCTCTAATTGCCAGTAGCTCAGCCTACATTGGCAGAACAAATAGTGGTATGGCTGAAGATGTTAATACTATGGAACAGTCTTGCTCAAAAGGATTGTCTACTCTTGCTAGTAAGAAGGGGATACAGGGCAGTTCATCAGTAAAAATGCCTCTTTCCTTCATGCCTGTGGAAAAGATACTAGAAGAAGGAATGACCATCCCTGCCCATGGAAACTGTGACTCAACTCTGGAAACGAATTTTCTGGGCAATTGTGAAGTTTCAGCTGAAGAAGTGGAGGTCCAGAGCAGTTTAGTCGAAGGCGTTGAAGACCAGTTCAGTGAATCTATAAGATTGTCAAATGACAATGCGATCTCATCAGTAAAAGATCCATGTGATGCTTATACGGAAGCAATTGTTAATACTTTTCTAGAAAGCGGGAAAACTCTGAAACATAAATGTTTTCTGCAAGATGATCAAACTCCCTTGCCAGTAGGCTGGGGTAATTTAGTTCATAGCCTGGTAAAAGAAGTAAGTGGGTCAAAGGCTGCCAAACCGGGGTTGGTGTTAGATGAGTGCGCAATGGATTTTAATGCCCTCTGTGATTCTCACAAATCAACAGATGTTGATCATGCTGTGGTGTTTGGGTCTGGTTCCCCTAGGATCCTAGATGCAGTGAATCTAGAACTTGAGAACCCTTATGCTACTTCTAGGGATGAACTCAGGAGTAACTTGGCTCAGTCAACTTTAAATGCACACATTTCTCCAGGATATTTACATAATGCCAGTGAGGACAGAGAGGTAGGCTTTTCGGAACCAACTGAAGGCCAGACTGCAGATAACTCCAAAGGAAGAAGTATTTGCTATTCTATGGATGACATATCACCTAATCTTAAACGAAGAAAGATTGAGGATAAAAGAGTTCATGACTTGTCTACTTCAGTAGCCTTGAGAGAAGAGGTTCTTCATTCTTTCAAAAAGGATTCTATATGTGCAAACTTGGAAAGGGAAGAACAAAGTCCAACTGCTTTACAACAAGTCCAAGGGCGTTCAATTTCCCAGGAGGCTGCTGTGAGTAGGACTCATGCTGAAGAAAGACATCTAAATGGGGATCATATGGTAGACAGTTCTCCATCTTTATGCCATGCACAGAAGTTAGAG GGTGGAATGGGTTTGGAAGGGGTGGATATTAGCCCAAATGCTCCGTTCACCTTTTTgcatgaagaaaaagaagcatcAGTTTTCTCGAGATTGATCATGCAGGCAGTTGGTGATCCTCAAGCTTCTTTGCTGGAGGAAGCAGGAGTACCACTTCCATCTAGCATTAACACTGATTGTGGAGGCCATTGCTTAAAAGAGGACCCACCTTATCTTCCTCTTCAGGATGATCTAAGACTAGAACATGCTGAAGATGTGTCTTATGCTGGAAGAACCTTGCTTGCAAAGAGATTTGATTTTGGAGGGACCAGTAAGTTCACAGAATTGTCAGGTAGTGCTCCACATGCTAAATCCATGGATTTGACTATTGCTGATGATGCAATGCCTGTACTTGAGGGGTTTGTTATAAGAACAGATGATGATCCACATAGCATTGCTAAAGAGGGAATGAGCTTTGAAGAATGGAACCTTCCAAACTCAGCAGTAGAACGGGCCAGTATTCTACAGCAGCTTTGCAAATCTGCTTGCATGCAAACTCCTGTAGCCTATTCTTCAGCTTCCTATAAGTTGCACAAGGTTCAAACTCTACGGCAATCTGTTCCAACTGGGGTTGTGGAGCATGTAGATATGAGGACCACGTTTCCTTTTAATGATAATGTTAAGCAATCAAAGGATGGTAATAGCTGTTGGACTGAGGAAGTTGGCCCAGCCTTTTATGAAAGATCTTATTCTGATTGCCAACCAATTCATAGTGGTCAATCTGGTTGGGATAATAAGAAACTTTATTCGTCTCCTGTTGGGAAATTTTGGAATAGAATTGCTTCAAGCTCCAGTAGTTCGGGGAAGCGAGTGAGCTCAATCCCAGAGCTTGCCTGTATTagtgaagaaaatgagaataCAGATGAGCTAGCGGATACATTTCAAGATGGCATTGTGTCAGAAATGTTGGGCTGTTCTCCCAAAAGGCCACCACTTGCAGACATTACAGAAATCCCTAACCTTCCCGCTTCATTTTCTAAAGCTCTGCCCCACACTGATAGATTTAGTATAGATTCTGTAAACACTGAATTTAGTTTTACAGGGACTCATAAGAGCATAAAAAAGAAGCCTGGAATCCAAAACAGCACTAGGAGAAGATATAACAATAAGGAGAACCAGAGTATATCACGAGGAACAAAGGATATTAAAAGGCCCTCTGGATCGCTTCAGAATAGTTACAGCAAGCCAAAGTTATCTGAAAGAGCCAATTTGAGAAAAGGAGGCCCTAGTTTGGCAGAGCTGGAGCCTAAGCGTAACAATATTGTATCAAATATTACTTCCTTTATTCCACTTGTGCAACAAAAACAAGCTGCTGCAGCCTTGCCAG GAAAGAGGGACATCAAAGTGAAGGCCCTGGAGGCTGCTGAAGCTGCAAAGCGTCTTGCAGAAAGGAAAGATAATGAAcgtaagaagaaaaaagaagctaTGAAGGTTGAGCGAGCAAGAGTGGagcaagagaatttgaaaaaattGGAGCTGCAgaggaaaatgaaagaagaagagaggaagaaaaTTGAGGCTGATATGGCAGCAAAGAAGAGACAGAGGGACGATGAAGATAAAAAGGAGAAGCAAATGAAAAGGATGCGTGTTGAAGAACGACGGAGGGAACAGAGAGAACATGAAGAGAAGACACGTGCGGAAAAAGTAAAGAAACGACTAAAATGTCAAGCCAGT GATGGAAGAGGATTCAAGATCAAGGAACCAAAACACAATACCCTGCATAAGAAAATGGACGAAGAAATAGAACATGATACTCTCAGGAGCATTTCAGAGACTGATCCTAGGAGTTCTTGTGTTTCAGCAAATAATGCCAGAGGAACTGCTGTCCATGAAGAGTACAATAAGGGCTTCACTGATGTTGAGCTTAAGGAAGAG GTACAGGGTAATTCAGACAAACAcacagaaaatgaaaaattggtTGTGAAGACAAGTCGAGAACAGTCTTATGATATCTCTCCATACAAAGAATCTGATGACGAAgacgaggaagaagatgataatttaccaaataataaatttattcCTTCATGGGCAAG CAAAAATTGCCTGTCTCTTGTTGCTCCTCGCCAGAATGGAATTGACCCGGAGGGGATATTCTGTCCGGAAAGCTTTCCCTGCGTATCTGAAG TTCTGTTGCTTTAA
- the LOC126803472 gene encoding probable serine/threonine-protein kinase WNK11 — protein sequence MEETKCEKCYAGESVEQDPTGRYVRFNYIVGMGAFKTVYKAFDQLDGIEVAWSKIKTGDEAQLQRSLYEINLLKSLKHDNIITLFSWWVVEEDDKNGDGGTPKKTKKRTVNMITELFTSGSLRQYRKKHKSSINVRIIKNWARQILQGLSYLHCHDPPIVHRDLKCDNVFINGSNGEVKIGDLGLALVMQQGITEFSVTGTPGFIAPEMYSGKYNELVDIYSFGLCLLEMVTCEYPYKECKDRAHVSWNTVSGVMPAALNEVKDPQVKGFIEKCLVPAPRRLSAMALLNDPFLAAEGSKEPGSFAIEKSSESSASSILEFYESTENNGLRLRGKIDSDSSPTIVFTLNVRRRKENIKFDFHPGSDTAVKIAREMVDEDLGLSIEDVFVVAKMMDKLVMKLLPNWKLSASGAYRRCSCEATIPEQKA from the coding sequence ATGGAGGAGACCAAATGTGAGAAGTGCTACGCCGGCGAGTCTGTGGAGCAAGACCCGACCGGAAGGTACGTCCGGTTCAACTACATTGTGGGCATGGGGGCGTTCAAGACTGTGTACAAGGCGTTTGATCAACTAGATGGGATTGAAGTTGCCTGGAGCAAAATCAAGACCGGCGACGAAGCTCAGCTTCAGAGATCGCTTTACGAGATTAATCTGCTCAAGTCTCTGAAACACGACAACATCATCACTCTCTTTAGCTGGTGGGTTGTTGAGGAAGATGATAAGAATGGTGATGGTGGTACACccaagaagacgaagaagaggaCTGTGAATATGATCACCGAGTTGTTCACTTCCGGGAGCTTGAGGCAGTATCGAAAGAAGCACAAAAGCAGTATCAACGTCAGGATCATCAAGAACTGGGCGAGGCAGATTCTCCAGGGGTTGAGCTATCTGCATTGTCACGACCCTCCTATTGTTCATAGGGATTTGAAGTGTGACAATGTGTTTATTAATGGGTCCAATGGGGAAGTCAAGATTGGGGACTTGGGGTTGGCGCTGGTCATGCAGCAGGGTATTACTGAGTTTAGTGTGACTGGCACGCCGGGGTTTATAGCGCCGGAGATGTATTCAGGGAAGTATAATGAGTTGGTGGACATCTATTCTTTTGGGTTGTGTTTGCTGGAAATGGTGACTTGTGAGTACCCTTATAAGGAGTGTAAGGATAGAGCTCATGTGTCTTGGAACACTGTCAGTGGTGTAATGCCGGCGGCTCTGAATGAGGTGAAGGATCCTCAAGTGAAGGGGTTCATTGAGAAGTGTCTGGTTCCTGCACCTAGGAGATTGTCTGCAATGGCGCTCTTGAATGATCCATTTCTTGCGGCTGAAGGTTCAAAGGAGCCTGGATCTTTTGCCATTGAAAAAAGTTCCGAATCGTCTGCCTCTTCGATTCTGGAGTTTTATGAGTCCACAGAGAACAATGGACTGAGATTAAGAGGAAAGATAGACTCTGATAGTAGCCCAACTATTGTTTTTACCTTGAATGTTCGTCGCCGGAAGGAGAATATTAAGTTTGACTTCCATCCGGGTTCGGATACTGCTGTTAAGATTGCTAGGGAGATGGTTGATGAGGACCTTGGTCTTTCAATTGAAGATGTGTTTGTCGTGGCTAAGATGATGGATAAATTGGTTATGAAGCTTCTGCCAAATTGGAAACTGAGTGCGTCTGGAGCATATAGGCGGTGTAGCTGTGAAGCTACTATTCCTGAACAAAAGGCATAG